A stretch of the Arvicola amphibius chromosome 8, mArvAmp1.2, whole genome shotgun sequence genome encodes the following:
- the Ralbp1 gene encoding ralA-binding protein 1 gives MTECFLPPTSSPSEHRRAEHGSGLTRTPSSEEISPTKFPGLYRTGEPSPPHDILHEPPDIVSDDEKDHGKKKGKFKKKEKRTEGYAAFQEDSSGDEAESPSKMKRSKGIHVFKKPSFSKKKEKDFKIKEKPKEEKHKEEKHKEKKSKDLTAADVVKQWKEKKKKKKPIQEPEVPQVDVPSLRPIFGVPLADAVERTMMYDGVRLPAVFRECIDYMEKHGMKCEGIYRVSGIKSKVDELKAAYDREESPNLEEYEPNTVASLLKQYLRDLPENLLTKELMPRFEEACGRTTEMEKVQEFQRLLKELPECNHLLISWLIVHMDHVIAKELETKMNIQNISIVLSPTVQISNRVLYVLFTHVQELFGTVVLKQVTRPLRWSNMATMPTLPETPAGIKEEIRRQEFLLNCLHRDLQGGIKDLSKEERLWEVQRILTALKRKLREAKRQECETKIAQEIASLSKEDVSKEEMNENEEVINILLAQENEILTEQEELLAMEQFLRRQIASEKEEIERLRAEIAEIQSRQQHGRSETEECSSASESESEDEEELQTILEDLQRQNEELEIKNNHLNQAVHEEREAIIELRVQLRLLQMQRAKSEQQLQEDEEPERRGGIGPPPYDGVLEVKAAKEQVKPSPSKDRKETPI, from the exons ATGACCGAGTGCTTCCTGCCCCCCACCAGCAGCCCCAGTGAACACCGCAGGGCAGAGCATGGCAGCGGGCTGACTCGAACCCCCAGCTCTGAGGAGATCAGTCCTACAAAATTTCCTGGATTGTACCGGACGGGTGAGCCCTCGCCTCCTCATGACATCCTCCATGAGCCTCCTGATATAGTGTCAGATGATGAGAAAGAccatgggaagaaaaaaggaaaatttaagaaaaaggaaaaaagga CTGAAGGCTATGCTGCCTTCCAGGAAGATAGCTCTGGAGATGAAGCCGAAAGTCCATCCAAGATGAAGAGGTCCAAGGGAATCCATGTGTTCAAGAAGCCCAGCTTCTctaaaaagaaggagaaggattttaaaatcaaagaaaaacccaaagaagaaaagcataaagaagaaaagcacaaagaaaagaaatctaaagaCTTGACAGCAGCTGATGTTGTtaaacagtggaaggaaaagaagaaaaagaaaaagccaattcAGGAGCCAGAGGTACCTCAGGTTGACGTTCCAAGTCTCAGACCCATTTTTGGCGTTCCCTTGGCTGACGCGGTAGAGAGGACCATGATGTACGATGGTGTGCGCTTGCCAGCCGTCTTCCGTGAGTGCATAGATTACATGGAGAAGCACGGCATGAAGTGCGAAGGCATCTACAGAGTTTCAG gaATCAAATCAAAGGTAGATGAGCTAAAAGCGGCCTATGACCGAGAGGAGTCTCCAAACTTGGAAGAATATGAGCCTAACACTGTAGCCAGTTTGCTGAAGCAGTATTTGCGAGACCTTCCAGAGAATTTGCTTACCAAAGAGCTTATGCCCCGATTTGAAGAGGCTTGTGGGAGGAccacagagatggagaaagtaCAGGAATTCCAGCGCTTGCTCAAGGAACTGCCAGAATGTAACCACCTTCTGATTTCCTGGCTCATTGTGCACATGGACCACGTCATTGCAAAGGAGCTAGAGACGAAAATGAATATCCAGAACATCTCCATAGTACTTAGCCCAACCGTCCAG ATCAGCAACCGTGTCCTGTACGTGCTTTTCACACATGTGCAAGAGCTCTTTGGCACCGTGGTCCTAAAGCAGGTGACAAGACCGCTGCGCTGGTCCAACATGGCCACAATGCCCACACTGCCGGAGACCCCGGCAGGCATCAAGGAGGAGATCAGGAGACAG GAGTTTCTTTTGAATTGTTTACATCGAGATCTGCAGGGTGGGATAAAGGACTTATCTAAAGAAGAAAGATTATGGGAAGTACAAAGGATTCTGACTGCCCTCAAGAGAAAACTGAGGGAAGCTAAAAGACAA GAGTGTGAAACCAAGATTGCACAGGAGATAGCCAGTCTTTCGAAAGAGGACGtttccaaagaagaaatgaatgaaaatgaggaagTTATAAATATCCTCCTTGCCCAG GAGAACGAGATCTTGACCGAGCAGGAGGAGCTCCTGGCCATGGAGCAGTTTCTGCGGCGTCAGATCGcttcagagaaggaagagattgAGCGCCTCCGAGCTGAGATTGCAGAGATCCAGAG TCGCCAGCAGCACGGCCGGAGCGAGACGGAGGAGTGCTCCTCAGCGAGCGAGAGTGAGAGCGAGGACGAGGAGGAGCTGCAGACCATCCTGGAGGACTTGCAGAGACAGAACGAAGAGCTAGAA ATAAAGAACAACCACCTGAACCAGGCAGTCCATGAGGAGCGGGAAGCCATCATTGAGCTGCGTGTGCAGCTCCGACTGCTCCAGATGCAGCGAGCCAAGTCTgagcagcagctgcaggaggaCGAGGAGCCTGAGAGGCGAGGGGGCATAGGCCCGCCGCCCTATGATGGTGTCCTCGAGGTCAAAGCAGCTAAGGAGCAGGTGAAGCCCTCCCCCAGCAAAGACCGGAAGGAGACGCCCATCTGA